A genome region from Methanococcoides burtonii DSM 6242 includes the following:
- a CDS encoding VWA domain-containing protein: MTFTFEQPLMFALILPVIIGGLFFLREGARRPIIISRMIVLSLLVIALASPTAIVSDVTSDENPNLVVISDETASMSLFEEGVGMNVYESLTANTPTTFIRLTGESTSLGDAIEQYSTGDNQIVLVSDGNNNFGKDIDESLQYAKEMGTTVYSVAPDLEKNDISVQMLGDKTVVIGNENQFDILVSQAEEGEIRYSFEIYAGNTLIRSGTFSQKTRTRTIRVPYAFKKLGAQEMRVELTPLTDDKDNINNVYYKSVYVVPKPNINLITSDTGAPLGNILYNLYDVSNSKEFTDLDNKKTVVLDNVNMREISENNINKLKEYVSQGNGLVLVGGEASFDRGNYLDSSLEELLPVASRPTDWKGGRSIVLILDVSQSTAAHETLSDILGYATNLLRSDELKDASAGVIAFGSEGEDVSGGLVYLGTHSNLEKLEESISSLAPGATSETSLDQGLLIAQEWLETESGELDIIIISDGGFAQSYDESLKVVEEIHDEGIDFYFIHVHEQGAPSQYDQFGESYADKLMTSVEGEYQLVEKGERPKPIFEDQEIPDEETEDDPQLTSFPLIEYNPNHFITRNIEIEGNITGYNDVTPKPGADRIIITATGKPVVTTWRYGLGRVAAITTDNGRGGQNTWASQMYSGNNSKLISSTMNWAIGNPQVEEGTVVEAEDTWFGTPATLYITHYGGNTPVLRYKGNTLELAVTGRNTYETTIDPKNIGFHDVSGYPIAVNYPIEYRDVGVNEDLPVFIKANGGKTYTENEALALLLKDARGNSLKSVERSESQKLYFLIAALLLFLGEIAVRRIREIRESKKGD, encoded by the coding sequence ATGACCTTCACGTTCGAACAACCATTGATGTTTGCATTGATACTGCCTGTAATAATAGGAGGACTTTTCTTCTTAAGGGAAGGAGCAAGAAGACCAATTATCATCTCACGCATGATAGTGCTTTCACTTCTGGTCATCGCACTTGCCTCTCCCACTGCTATTGTTAGTGATGTGACAAGTGACGAGAACCCGAACCTTGTGGTGATCTCTGATGAGACCGCCAGTATGAGCCTTTTCGAAGAAGGTGTCGGAATGAACGTATATGAGTCACTTACAGCCAATACTCCGACAACATTCATCCGCCTGACAGGCGAGAGCACGTCCCTTGGAGATGCCATCGAGCAATATTCCACCGGCGACAACCAGATAGTGCTAGTCAGTGACGGTAACAACAATTTCGGAAAAGACATCGATGAATCTCTCCAGTATGCAAAAGAGATGGGTACGACTGTTTACTCCGTTGCACCAGACCTCGAAAAGAACGATATCAGTGTCCAGATGCTTGGGGACAAGACCGTGGTCATCGGGAACGAGAACCAGTTCGATATACTGGTATCCCAGGCAGAAGAAGGAGAGATCAGATACAGCTTTGAAATCTATGCAGGGAACACCCTCATCAGAAGTGGTACATTCTCACAGAAAACACGCACAAGGACAATTCGTGTTCCATACGCTTTCAAGAAACTGGGTGCTCAGGAGATGAGAGTGGAACTCACACCACTTACTGATGATAAAGATAATATCAACAACGTGTACTACAAATCCGTCTACGTTGTTCCAAAACCTAATATTAATCTGATTACGAGCGATACAGGTGCACCCCTTGGCAATATCCTGTACAATCTCTACGATGTATCGAATTCAAAGGAATTTACCGATCTTGACAATAAGAAAACTGTCGTGCTTGATAATGTCAACATGAGAGAAATATCGGAAAATAATATTAATAAACTAAAGGAGTACGTGTCTCAAGGCAATGGACTTGTCCTGGTAGGTGGCGAGGCTTCGTTCGATCGTGGGAACTATCTTGATTCTTCCTTAGAAGAATTACTTCCTGTAGCTTCAAGACCTACTGACTGGAAAGGTGGCAGAAGCATTGTCCTCATACTTGATGTATCCCAAAGCACAGCTGCTCATGAAACGCTTTCTGATATTCTAGGGTATGCCACAAATCTACTTAGGAGTGATGAACTAAAAGATGCATCCGCCGGAGTTATCGCATTCGGTAGCGAAGGTGAAGATGTTTCCGGCGGTTTGGTATATCTTGGAACACATTCAAATCTGGAAAAACTTGAAGAAAGTATCAGTTCACTTGCTCCGGGTGCTACAAGTGAAACATCTCTTGACCAGGGTCTTTTAATAGCACAGGAATGGCTTGAGACCGAATCCGGAGAACTTGACATTATAATAATATCAGATGGTGGTTTCGCGCAATCATATGATGAGAGCCTTAAAGTCGTAGAAGAGATACATGATGAAGGGATCGATTTCTACTTCATCCATGTACATGAACAGGGTGCTCCTTCACAGTATGACCAATTCGGAGAAAGTTATGCTGATAAATTAATGACTAGTGTGGAAGGAGAATATCAACTTGTCGAAAAAGGAGAACGACCAAAACCCATCTTCGAGGATCAAGAGATCCCTGATGAAGAGACAGAAGATGATCCACAATTAACATCCTTCCCACTTATAGAATACAATCCAAATCATTTCATTACCCGCAACATCGAGATCGAAGGTAACATCACAGGCTATAATGACGTTACCCCAAAACCAGGTGCAGACAGAATCATCATTACAGCCACCGGTAAACCGGTAGTAACCACATGGAGATACGGGCTTGGCAGGGTAGCAGCCATAACTACGGATAACGGTAGAGGTGGGCAGAACACATGGGCATCCCAGATGTATTCGGGTAACAATTCAAAGCTCATCTCATCTACCATGAACTGGGCTATCGGCAATCCACAGGTCGAGGAAGGCACTGTTGTTGAAGCTGAGGATACGTGGTTCGGCACCCCTGCTACGCTTTACATAACCCATTACGGTGGGAACACACCTGTATTGAGATACAAAGGGAATACCCTTGAACTTGCGGTCACCGGAAGGAACACCTATGAAACCACGATCGACCCGAAGAACATTGGATTCCACGATGTTTCAGGCTATCCGATAGCTGTGAACTATCCCATAGAATACCGGGATGTCGGCGTGAATGAAGATCTTCCGGTGTTCATCAAAGCAAATGGCGGCAAGACATACACCGAGAATGAGGCTCTTGCTCTCCTGTTAAAGGATGCAAGAGGAAATTCCCTTAAGAGTGTAGAAAGGTCCGAAAGCCAGAAGCTCTACTTCCTGATCGCTGCTTTATTACTGTTCCTTGGAGAAATTGCAGTAAGGCGTATAAGGGAGATAAGGGAATCGAAAAAGGGCGATTAA